ATACCCCAAGTTACTTTAACTACGTTAGATGGCTCTAATGAACCATAAGAAGTTTGCATACCTAATACGAATGTTGCTGAATCGGCTGATGTAATAAAGAATGAACCGATTAAGATTAACGCAATAATAGATAATACGATACCTATTGGTAAGTGATTAAACACACCAAATAATTGCGTTTCAGCTGACATTTTGAATAATTCAGGATGTTTTTTTCCTGTTTCAATACCTAGTACACCAAAGACGCTGAACCAAATGAAACTTACGATAGCCGGTACTAATAGTACGCCACCGATAAATTCACGGATTGAGCGACCTTTAGATACACGTGCGATAAAGATACCTACGAATGGGCTCCAACTTAACCACCAACCCCAATAGTAAAGTGTCCATTGAGACATCCATTCACGTTTTTGAGGGTTTTGAGCGGCAGTATCAAATGTATTAAGTAAGAATGAATTAAGCAAGTTACCTACTGAACTTGTCATCATGTTTAAAATTAATACAGTTGGACCAAGAATAAGTACGATTACCATTAAGATTAAACCTAAACTAATATTTAAGTTACTTAAATATTGGATACCTTTACTAATTCCTGACCAAGCACTCATGATAAATAAGATTGTGACAACAACGATAATAATTGCTTGAACCCATACATTATTTGGAACACCAAATAGATAGTTAAGTCCACCATTGATTTGTAGTGCACCCATACCTAATGAAACGGCAACACCGACTACAGTAGCAAACACTGCTAAAACGTCGATAATTGTACCTATTGGGCCTTCTACTTTGTCCCCTAATAGTGGACGTAATGTTCTAGAAATTAACCCAGGTTCACCTTTTCTAAATTGTGCATATGCTAATGCAAGTGCAACTACACCATAAATTGCCCATGCATGGAAGCCCCAGTGGAAGAACGTTGAACGTAAAGCTTCAGTATATGCAGCTTTCGTTTCAGGACTTGCTGATGGTGGTGCTGCAAAGTCTGCCATTGGCTCAGCTGCACCGTAGAACACTAAACCAATTCCCATGCCGGCACTAAATAGCATTGCGAACCAAGAGATGGAATTAAACTCTGGTTTATCATTTGGTTTCCCTAATTTCAATTTACCTATTGGACTAAAGATTAAGAAAATACAGAAGAAGACTATAATAGTTGTTAAAATAAGATAATACCAACCTAGCTTATCTGTAATCCAAAGTTTAATAGTATTGGTTACATTCCCAAATTGCGCCGGGAAAATAGCGCCGATAAGTACTACTATTGCGACAATAATAGCACTATAAATAAAGACGGGAGAACGTTTATTACCACTACTAAGTTGCTCAGAAGATTTCATAATTATTAACTCCCTTCTAATTAAATTGTATTAAATTTTAAATCTTCATATTAAAATAAATGAAGCGCCATGTATTAGGATATCAAAAGTGTATTTAATTATCAAATTAGCTTAAAGTAGCATTTAATTGTACTTGCTTATATTATTTCTTAAAATTATATTGTATTCACGATTAATTTATAATACAATAAATTTAACAAATTTATTTAAAAGTGAGGTAATATGTATGTTAAGAGAATTTAAAGAGTTTGCCTTAAAAGGTAACGTTCTAGACTTAGCCGTTGCGGTAGTAATGGGTGCAGCTTTCAACAAAATTATCACTGCGTTAGTTACATACATTATCATGCCATTAATTGGTTTGATCTTTGGTACAGTTGATTTTGCAAAAAGCTGGTCGTTCATGGGCATTAAATACGGTATGTTTATTCAATCAATCATCGACTTCTTAATCATTGCATTCGCATTATTCGTATTCGTTAAAATTGCTAATACATTAATGAAAAAAGAAGAAGAAGTAGAACTTGAAGAAGAAGCTGTATTACTTACTGAAATTAGAGATATATTACGTGAAAAAAATTAATTCATTAATTATTAAGTAATATTTTCTTTTTAAAAAGATAGAGCGCTGAATTTTCATTCAGCGCTCTATTTTTTTTGTTCATCTACTTCAAATATTTTTAAGCTTGCATGACAGTTATAATTTATTGTTGTTTAAATTGCGTATAGCTTTGATACTGATCTGTTTTCACTTCTAAAATCAATGGGATACGTTGTTTTAATTCACTCACATGTGAAATAATGCCAACCATCCTGCCAGACGATTTCAAACCTAGTAAAGTATCTAACGCAGTTTCTAAGGTTTCTTGGTCTAATGTACCAAACCCTTCATCGATAAACATAGACTCCAACACTATACCTCCAGCTTCTTGTTGTACTACTTCGCTTAATCCTAATGCCAGTGCTAAAGATGCTTGGAACGATTCTCCTCCAGATAAAGAACTAATATGTCGTGCTTGATTGGCATATGCATCATAAACATCTATTTCCAATCCACTGTATCCTTGAGAAACTTGAGTTCTTCTTTTTAATTGATAACGTTGACTTGTCATCATAGCTAGACGTTGATTTGCTTGAGCTAAAATACGTTCTAAATAGTAAATCAACACAAAATTCTCTAGCGTTAATTTTTGAGGATTTTTACCAGACACTACTTCAGCTAACTGGAAAACCTCTTGTTGCGTTTTCAATTCATTATTTAAAGTATCCACAATCGACTTAATATCAGCTATTTTTTGTTTATTAACTTTCACTTTATAACTGTGTTGATTGACTTCAGTAGTAATTTCATTTAATTCATCTTGTTGCTGTGCTAATTGAGTCTTTAATGCATCAAGATCCTTTAACTCTTTATCACGCGTAGTTGATTCTAGCTCTTTGAATAACGTTTCTGCGGCTTGTTTATTTTTATCATGGTTTTGAACTTGCTGCTCTATTTCAGCTTTCGTGTCAACTTTCGCTATAGCTTGTTCGACTTGTTCCATGCTATTAAAGCCAATACGTGACATTTCATTTTTTATTTTTAATTCTAAATCTGCCAACTCCTTATCTAGCTCACTAGCTTGCTCAGTTAGATATTGATG
The Staphylococcus kloosii genome window above contains:
- a CDS encoding glycine betaine uptake BCCT transporter, with amino-acid sequence MKSSEQLSSGNKRSPVFIYSAIIVAIVVLIGAIFPAQFGNVTNTIKLWITDKLGWYYLILTTIIVFFCIFLIFSPIGKLKLGKPNDKPEFNSISWFAMLFSAGMGIGLVFYGAAEPMADFAAPPSASPETKAAYTEALRSTFFHWGFHAWAIYGVVALALAYAQFRKGEPGLISRTLRPLLGDKVEGPIGTIIDVLAVFATVVGVAVSLGMGALQINGGLNYLFGVPNNVWVQAIIIVVVTILFIMSAWSGISKGIQYLSNLNISLGLILMVIVLILGPTVLILNMMTSSVGNLLNSFLLNTFDTAAQNPQKREWMSQWTLYYWGWWLSWSPFVGIFIARVSKGRSIREFIGGVLLVPAIVSFIWFSVFGVLGIETGKKHPELFKMSAETQLFGVFNHLPIGIVLSIIALILIGSFFITSADSATFVLGMQTSYGSLEPSNVVKVTWGIAQSLIAFVLLFAGGGNGAEALNAIQSAAIISALPFSFVVIMMMISFYKDANNERKFLGLTLTPNKHRMRDYVELQSEEYEDDIIERREAYRNSEEK
- the mscL gene encoding large conductance mechanosensitive channel protein MscL, producing the protein MLREFKEFALKGNVLDLAVAVVMGAAFNKIITALVTYIIMPLIGLIFGTVDFAKSWSFMGIKYGMFIQSIIDFLIIAFALFVFVKIANTLMKKEEEVELEEEAVLLTEIRDILREKN